One region of Nitrospira sp. genomic DNA includes:
- a CDS encoding lytic transglycosylase domain-containing protein produces MDPEKPVRQELRVVSHNLGGQNDDGGRVTATWALPLVLAGVLVVGESASADSEIYGYVGPNGVFEMTNVPTDQRFRSAESQVRRLSHRASAEEVEEAVKRYAFQFQLHPALLLAVIKAESDFNPTVISRSGAVGLMQLIPETAIRHGVLNLYDTGDNIRGGARHLRYLLDRFNGNVRLAVAAYNAGERRVERYRAIPPYPETRDYVRKVMIYYKSFRGDYQASPGKAVLLAMHHKPLQLEPLPVSTDLRNSRPGAGK; encoded by the coding sequence ATGGATCCCGAAAAACCTGTCCGACAGGAGTTGCGAGTAGTGAGCCATAACCTTGGCGGCCAGAATGACGATGGCGGGCGTGTGACTGCCACGTGGGCGCTTCCTCTGGTGCTGGCGGGGGTGCTGGTGGTCGGGGAGTCCGCTTCTGCGGACAGCGAAATTTATGGCTACGTCGGGCCGAACGGGGTGTTTGAAATGACCAATGTCCCGACCGACCAACGGTTTCGTTCGGCGGAATCGCAGGTGCGTCGCCTGTCGCACCGGGCCTCGGCGGAGGAAGTGGAGGAGGCGGTCAAGCGCTACGCCTTCCAGTTCCAACTTCATCCGGCGCTGCTGCTGGCGGTGATCAAGGCGGAGTCGGACTTTAATCCCACCGTCATTTCACGATCCGGGGCGGTTGGACTGATGCAGCTGATCCCCGAAACCGCCATTCGGCACGGAGTTCTCAATCTCTATGACACCGGCGACAACATTCGAGGCGGCGCAAGGCACTTGCGATATTTGCTGGATCGATTTAACGGGAACGTACGCTTGGCGGTCGCTGCGTATAATGCGGGGGAGCGGCGCGTGGAGCGGTATCGTGCCATTCCACCCTATCCTGAAACGCGTGACTATGTCAGGAAAGTGATGATCTACTACAAGAGCTTCCGTGGCGATTACCAGGCGAGTCCAGGAAAGGCCGTGTTGTTGGCCATGCACCACAAGCCGTTGCAATTGGAGCCACTGCCTGTCTCTACGGATCTGCGAAACTCACGACCCGGGGCCGGGAAGTAG
- a CDS encoding GGDEF domain-containing response regulator, translating into MIKLLLVEDNPVDAQLTRDLLAEWPLDQFEITHAPILAEGLTRLSRDRFDVVLLDLSLPDTHGLSTVTQVLATSPGVPVVVLSGHDDHPLALKALQHGAQDYLVKGQGGTDFLARSILYAIERKRTQERLTYLAQHDQLTGLINRALFRDRLIHAMARSKRKDHPLAIMLLDLDRFKAVNDTLGHDVGDQLLKVVATRLLECVREVDTVARMGGDEFTAILEGISGVADVLVVAKRIVESISTPFEIGAHRISIGVSIGITLYPLDDEDIDELLRHADKAMYTAKQQGGNRFHFHSTTGQPPSGTAAPVR; encoded by the coding sequence ATGATCAAACTGCTGTTGGTCGAAGACAATCCCGTGGATGCCCAGCTCACCCGAGACCTCCTGGCCGAATGGCCGCTCGACCAGTTCGAGATCACGCATGCCCCCATTCTTGCGGAAGGCTTGACCAGATTGAGCCGGGACCGGTTTGATGTGGTACTCCTCGATCTCTCCCTTCCCGACACCCATGGCTTGAGTACCGTGACCCAGGTCTTAGCGACCAGTCCAGGCGTGCCGGTGGTAGTGCTGAGCGGACACGACGATCACCCCCTGGCCCTGAAAGCGCTGCAGCACGGGGCCCAGGATTATCTGGTGAAGGGCCAGGGCGGGACCGATTTTCTCGCGCGCTCGATTCTCTATGCCATTGAACGCAAGCGAACACAGGAACGTCTGACCTATCTCGCTCAGCACGATCAGCTGACCGGCCTGATCAACCGCGCCCTCTTCCGCGACCGCTTAATCCATGCCATGGCGCGCAGCAAACGGAAAGATCACCCCCTGGCGATCATGCTGCTCGACCTGGATCGATTCAAAGCCGTCAATGACACGCTGGGGCACGATGTGGGCGACCAGTTGCTGAAAGTCGTGGCGACCCGTTTGCTGGAGTGCGTTCGTGAAGTGGATACCGTCGCGCGCATGGGCGGCGATGAGTTCACCGCCATCCTGGAAGGTATTTCCGGCGTGGCCGATGTCCTCGTGGTGGCCAAAAGAATCGTGGAATCGATCAGCACTCCGTTTGAGATCGGAGCGCACCGGATCTCGATCGGCGTGAGCATCGGCATCACGCTCTACCCCCTAGATGATGAGGATATCGACGAATTGCTCAGACATGCCGATAAGGCCATGTATACCGCCAAGCAACAAGGTGGGAACCGATTCCACTTTCACTCCACCACCGGACAGCCTCCCTCCGGTACCGCCGCCCCGGTACGGTAG
- a CDS encoding right-handed parallel beta-helix repeat-containing protein has protein sequence MERPQESGAVGGRREPLSEPPPNPKGGRTLIVDARDPRAYIRPSAALKDAGETDQVFIRPGVYEDKVFVADRPVLLIGAGRDHVQIYSRRGGPLYLQRVPAGMISGITFRYVGSDQHSAINVLDSVCTITQCRATEGVLSGVVIYGPEARATFVENEVCYNRESGIFVFAGAQPRVAQNQCYGNHHFGLAVRDPGSHPECVRNVCHSNMLSGILLFHHAEALLLDNTCRDNQHWGLVMTPDTHPTPPREDLVTSNVLLPNPRGSLVVTEQPLADIGR, from the coding sequence ATGGAAAGACCACAGGAGTCAGGCGCGGTCGGTGGCCGAAGGGAGCCGCTCAGCGAGCCACCTCCCAATCCGAAGGGGGGCCGGACGCTGATCGTCGACGCCCGCGATCCCCGTGCGTACATCAGGCCGAGCGCGGCCCTGAAAGACGCCGGTGAGACCGATCAGGTCTTCATTCGACCGGGAGTGTATGAAGACAAAGTCTTTGTCGCGGATCGTCCCGTGCTCCTCATCGGCGCCGGGCGTGATCACGTGCAGATTTACAGCCGGCGCGGGGGGCCGCTCTATCTTCAGCGGGTCCCCGCGGGCATGATCAGCGGGATCACCTTCCGGTATGTGGGCAGTGATCAACATTCCGCGATCAACGTCCTGGACTCAGTCTGCACGATTACGCAATGCCGGGCGACGGAAGGCGTGTTGTCCGGAGTGGTGATTTATGGTCCTGAGGCCCGTGCGACATTTGTCGAGAATGAGGTCTGTTACAACCGCGAGTCAGGCATTTTTGTCTTTGCGGGAGCACAACCGCGTGTGGCCCAAAACCAGTGTTATGGGAATCATCATTTTGGCTTGGCGGTGCGAGATCCCGGCAGCCATCCGGAATGTGTGCGCAACGTCTGCCACAGCAACATGCTCAGTGGGATCCTTCTGTTCCACCATGCAGAGGCGCTCCTGCTCGACAATACCTGTCGGGACAATCAGCACTGGGGGTTGGTCATGACCCCGGATACGCATCCGACACCCCCTCGCGAGGACCTGGTCACGTCCAATGTGTTGCTGCCGAATCCCCGAGGGTCGTTGGTCGTGACGGAACAGCCTCTCGCCGATATCGGTCGGTAA
- the ybgF gene encoding tol-pal system protein YbgF, producing the protein MTRTHSKLGSMRSICVVLALIGNFTAVPTLFAASPQPPDDAHRLYDRVMEEFRHKDYAAALAGFRFFLELHGQSSLSANAQYWKGECQYRMGRYKDALDSFYNLISDYPMSQKLAASTLKIGQIYTKQGDRDKAQMMFERVTDQYPDSAEAEVARKALEAAAAKDEPVAAEPS; encoded by the coding sequence ATGACTAGGACTCATTCCAAGCTCGGTTCGATGCGAAGCATCTGTGTCGTCTTGGCGTTGATCGGCAACTTCACGGCCGTTCCAACGCTGTTCGCCGCGTCACCTCAACCACCTGATGATGCGCACCGCCTCTACGATCGCGTGATGGAAGAGTTCCGCCACAAGGACTATGCCGCGGCCCTCGCCGGGTTTCGCTTCTTCCTCGAACTCCACGGGCAATCCTCGCTGTCCGCCAACGCTCAATATTGGAAAGGCGAATGCCAGTACCGCATGGGACGATACAAGGACGCGCTGGACTCGTTCTACAACCTCATCTCCGACTATCCGATGAGCCAGAAGCTCGCCGCCTCAACGCTCAAGATCGGACAGATCTACACGAAGCAAGGCGACCGGGACAAAGCGCAGATGATGTTCGAGCGAGTGACGGACCAGTATCCCGATAGCGCAGAGGCCGAAGTGGCTCGCAAGGCCTTGGAGGCCGCTGCCGCAAAGGATGAACCGGTTGCCGCCGAGCCAAGCTGA
- a CDS encoding DUF2726 domain-containing protein encodes MELLYPILGIGALVFLGSLAWESFGRRRSPGAFTAEAPAGMSFKPKPLLTDQEVQLYNLLRLAVEDRYLLFTQIPLWSLLDLRLPSGTPPAGTLRELALKRATFVLVHPGSRLVEKVVQVERPVPDDAPDGSHDSLFESALRAAGVQLVRLSPLHAYTVPGLVTVLDLADPE; translated from the coding sequence ATGGAATTGCTGTACCCCATCCTTGGTATCGGCGCGCTGGTGTTTCTGGGAAGCCTGGCGTGGGAAAGTTTCGGGCGGCGGCGTTCACCCGGCGCGTTCACGGCTGAGGCTCCTGCCGGTATGAGTTTTAAGCCCAAGCCGTTGCTCACTGATCAGGAAGTGCAACTCTACAATCTGCTGCGCCTCGCCGTGGAAGACCGGTACCTGCTGTTTACGCAGATTCCTCTGTGGAGCCTGTTGGATTTGCGGCTTCCCTCCGGAACGCCGCCTGCGGGGACGCTGCGGGAACTTGCGCTGAAACGCGCCACCTTTGTGCTGGTGCACCCGGGCAGCCGACTGGTCGAGAAGGTGGTGCAAGTCGAGCGGCCGGTGCCGGATGATGCCCCGGACGGGTCGCACGATTCATTGTTTGAATCGGCGCTTCGTGCGGCAGGCGTGCAACTCGTGCGGCTGAGCCCGCTGCACGCCTATACGGTCCCGGGTCTCGTCACCGTGCTGGATCTTGCCGATCCAGAATAA
- a CDS encoding anhydro-N-acetylmuramic acid kinase, protein MKVVGLMSGTSADGVDAALVSIVRRGGAPRITPLAFASLPYPRSLQQRIVELSLHGRVDDICHLNTYLGELFAKAALRVIQQSKYRLADIDLIGSHGQTIHHLPKGRREPGVGLVRSTLQIGEPAVIAERTGITTVANFRPRDMAAGGEGAPLVPYAHAVAFGHARRGRLVVNIGGISNVTYLPPGGGVADLRAFDTGPGNMVLDAIVHESSKGQSAYDAGGRRARKGTMNRALLTKLMAHPFLTRRPPKSTGREEFGAPFVRNLLATQRQARLTVEDLLATCAAWTAEAIGSSRRWVTGEIHDVIVGGGGVYNRAIMASLRQVFAPTPVLTFEDCGWSSKAFEATAFALLAYDTYHGQCTNVPQVTGAYHPVLLGAVVPGSPHMLKQWVRSAR, encoded by the coding sequence ATGAAAGTTGTCGGACTCATGTCCGGAACATCGGCGGACGGAGTAGACGCGGCGCTGGTGAGCATCGTCCGGCGCGGGGGGGCGCCGCGGATCACTCCCCTGGCCTTTGCCTCCCTGCCGTACCCGCGGTCGCTCCAGCAACGAATTGTTGAGCTCTCGCTCCATGGCCGCGTGGACGACATCTGCCACCTGAACACGTATCTCGGGGAACTATTCGCCAAAGCGGCTTTGCGGGTCATTCAGCAATCGAAATACCGCCTGGCCGATATTGATTTGATCGGATCACACGGCCAAACGATTCACCATTTGCCGAAGGGGCGACGTGAGCCTGGTGTCGGGTTGGTCCGGTCCACCCTGCAGATCGGTGAGCCGGCCGTCATCGCGGAACGCACAGGCATCACCACCGTGGCGAATTTCAGGCCGCGTGATATGGCGGCCGGCGGGGAGGGGGCGCCGCTGGTTCCCTACGCCCATGCGGTGGCATTTGGCCATGCGCGTCGAGGGCGTCTCGTGGTGAATATCGGCGGAATCAGCAATGTGACCTATCTGCCGCCGGGCGGTGGTGTCGCCGACCTCCGCGCGTTCGACACCGGCCCCGGGAACATGGTGCTGGACGCCATTGTGCACGAATCGTCGAAGGGGCAGAGTGCCTACGACGCCGGAGGCCGACGCGCCCGCAAGGGAACGATGAACCGGGCGCTGCTCACCAAGCTCATGGCCCATCCATTCCTCACGCGTCGTCCGCCCAAGTCGACCGGTCGGGAAGAGTTCGGTGCGCCGTTCGTTCGAAACCTGCTCGCGACACAACGTCAGGCGCGTCTGACAGTCGAGGATCTGCTGGCGACCTGTGCAGCGTGGACGGCGGAGGCGATCGGTTCGTCCCGACGGTGGGTCACCGGCGAGATCCATGATGTCATCGTCGGTGGTGGCGGTGTGTACAATCGCGCTATTATGGCCTCCCTCCGGCAGGTATTTGCGCCGACGCCTGTATTGACGTTCGAGGACTGTGGGTGGAGCAGTAAAGCCTTTGAAGCGACGGCGTTCGCGCTGCTGGCGTACGATACGTATCACGGACAGTGCACCAATGTGCCGCAGGTGACGGGGGCCTATCATCCCGTGCTCCTCGGCGCTGTGGTGCCGGGATCCCCTCACATGCTGAAACAGTGGGTGCGTTCCGCCCGCTGA
- a CDS encoding zinc ABC transporter substrate-binding protein: MFRLIVLTMLFAFTIPCEWGSSAIASAASAAEPLRVVVTLPVLKDWVQQIGGSYVHVNSLMTGYESEHTYSPKPSDLVAVRKAALLFEVGAGLEVWVSSLVKNAGNGSLRVVTTSKDIELIQDHPEPAGTSHSHEHAAGNPHVWLDPAAAATMVRHISDAMVAADPAHATDYRTNTATYLQALTRVQDESLARLRSLPNRAVIVHHPAWPYFARRYDLHIAGTIQTQPGGEPSARHLHTLIETIKRDRVRVIISEVQLNQKVPLLLARETGAHIAVLTTLPGGLPGTETYLDMLRYNVLQLAQALEQT; this comes from the coding sequence ATGTTTCGCCTGATCGTCCTGACCATGCTTTTCGCATTTACGATCCCCTGTGAATGGGGCTCCTCCGCGATAGCTTCTGCTGCATCCGCTGCCGAACCGCTTCGTGTTGTTGTGACGCTCCCGGTCTTGAAGGACTGGGTGCAACAAATCGGCGGTTCGTATGTGCATGTGAACTCGCTCATGACCGGGTATGAGAGTGAGCATACCTATTCGCCGAAACCAAGCGATCTTGTCGCGGTTCGCAAAGCCGCGCTCTTGTTCGAAGTCGGGGCCGGACTCGAAGTCTGGGTGTCCTCACTGGTGAAGAACGCCGGCAATGGCTCGTTGCGGGTCGTGACGACCTCCAAAGACATCGAGCTGATCCAGGATCACCCCGAGCCGGCAGGGACGAGCCATTCGCACGAGCACGCGGCGGGGAATCCGCATGTCTGGCTGGATCCGGCGGCCGCAGCCACCATGGTCCGACACATTTCCGATGCCATGGTCGCCGCAGACCCGGCCCATGCCACCGACTATCGGACCAACACCGCGACGTACCTCCAGGCACTCACGCGCGTGCAGGACGAATCGCTGGCCCGGCTCCGCTCATTGCCGAACCGCGCGGTGATCGTTCACCACCCGGCCTGGCCCTACTTTGCCCGACGCTACGATCTGCACATCGCCGGCACGATCCAGACACAACCGGGGGGAGAACCTTCCGCGCGACATCTGCATACGTTGATCGAAACCATCAAGCGAGACCGGGTCCGCGTGATTATCTCCGAGGTACAACTGAATCAGAAGGTCCCACTATTGTTGGCTCGGGAAACCGGCGCCCATATCGCCGTGTTGACGACCTTGCCCGGTGGCTTACCGGGGACCGAGACCTACCTCGACATGCTCCGCTATAATGTGCTCCAATTGGCCCAGGCGCTTGAACAGACCTGA
- a CDS encoding metal ABC transporter ATP-binding protein, protein MTHPIIRFDHATFGFPGIVALEDISLTIPESEFVGVIGPNGSGKTTLCRAVLGLMAPLSGTLRVLDCACEELRCHHRALIGYLPQKGMIDRNFPVTVLEAAMMGRYGALGLFRRPSQKDRDIARQALAQVGMDHHRDSALGALSGGQQQRVFIARALAQQPRILLLDEPTTGLDLTAQHSVVELIQQLHQELKLTILMITHDINMIRSRVDRLVLLKTKLFAEGPPQEVLKPEILSQVYGKELVITDKDFVLVEDYHHH, encoded by the coding sequence ATGACCCATCCCATTATCCGTTTCGACCATGCCACCTTCGGTTTTCCCGGTATCGTGGCCCTGGAGGACATCTCCCTGACCATTCCGGAATCGGAATTTGTCGGGGTGATCGGCCCCAACGGCTCCGGGAAAACGACACTCTGTCGTGCCGTGCTGGGCCTGATGGCCCCGCTGAGCGGAACCCTCCGTGTCCTCGACTGTGCCTGCGAAGAACTCCGCTGTCACCATCGTGCGCTCATCGGTTATCTGCCGCAAAAAGGCATGATCGACCGGAACTTTCCCGTGACCGTGCTGGAAGCGGCCATGATGGGACGATACGGCGCGCTCGGCCTCTTTCGGCGACCGTCACAAAAGGATCGGGACATCGCCCGTCAGGCGCTGGCCCAGGTCGGCATGGATCATCACAGAGACTCCGCCTTAGGCGCCCTTTCCGGCGGACAGCAGCAACGGGTGTTCATCGCGCGGGCGCTGGCGCAACAGCCCCGAATTCTCTTGTTGGACGAGCCGACGACCGGATTGGACCTCACCGCGCAGCATAGTGTGGTGGAGTTGATCCAGCAGCTGCATCAAGAGCTGAAGTTGACCATTCTCATGATCACTCACGACATCAACATGATCCGGTCGCGGGTCGACCGGTTGGTGCTGCTCAAGACGAAGCTCTTTGCCGAAGGGCCGCCGCAAGAGGTTCTGAAGCCGGAGATTCTGAGTCAGGTATACGGGAAAGAACTGGTCATTACGGACAAGGACTTTGTTCTCGTTGAGGATTACCATCACCACTGA
- a CDS encoding metal ABC transporter permease, which yields MLELLAYDFMQRSLLAAALVGAVCSVIGVFVVLRGLAFAGAGTAHAAFAGVTLAYLLGLPPLSLAIVFGLATVWITGWVEEKGRMKLDVSIGILYTATMALAILFLGLMKTYNPEVYGYLFGSVLSVTTDELMTIGGLSVVVLGTILLLSKELYFIAFDQEMAAASGVPARQIFYLLLTLVALTVVIALKTVGAILVFAMILIPASTAYQLTHSLTQMTLYSMLIGIFCAVSGVLLSYAFDLPSGPSIVLLATSLFFLAVCCSPKRLHRIQPT from the coding sequence ATGCTCGAACTGCTCGCGTACGATTTCATGCAACGCTCACTTCTGGCCGCCGCACTGGTCGGCGCGGTCTGCTCCGTCATCGGCGTGTTCGTCGTCTTACGGGGCCTCGCGTTCGCAGGGGCCGGGACCGCCCATGCCGCATTTGCCGGTGTCACCCTCGCCTATCTCCTCGGCCTTCCTCCGCTCAGTCTCGCCATTGTGTTCGGACTGGCGACGGTTTGGATCACGGGTTGGGTCGAGGAGAAGGGGCGCATGAAGCTGGACGTGTCCATCGGCATCCTCTATACCGCCACCATGGCGCTGGCCATTCTTTTCCTCGGACTCATGAAGACGTATAACCCCGAGGTCTACGGGTATCTGTTCGGCAGCGTGCTTTCCGTGACCACGGACGAACTCATGACCATCGGCGGGCTGAGCGTGGTGGTGCTGGGAACGATCCTTCTGCTCTCGAAGGAACTGTACTTCATTGCCTTCGACCAGGAGATGGCAGCAGCATCCGGCGTCCCCGCGCGGCAAATCTTCTACCTCCTGCTGACACTCGTGGCGCTCACCGTGGTGATTGCGTTGAAAACCGTCGGAGCGATTCTCGTGTTTGCGATGATTCTGATCCCCGCATCTACAGCCTACCAGCTTACGCACAGCCTGACTCAGATGACGCTCTACTCCATGCTCATCGGCATCTTCTGCGCCGTAAGCGGCGTACTGCTGTCCTATGCCTTCGATCTTCCCTCCGGTCCCTCGATTGTTCTCTTGGCCACGAGCCTGTTCTTTCTCGCGGTCTGTTGTTCGCCCAAACGGTTGCATCGAATTCAGCCGACCTAG
- a CDS encoding GNAT family N-acetyltransferase, with protein MPPALKTDQHPITFSDRNDFDAAQLIHLYRQAPWAKHRALEQAQAMLAKTDVVISAWDGPRLVGFGRVLTDYVFRASIWDVIVDRDYQGRKIGTEIVRRILDHPTLRQVELFWLCTRMPGFYERLGFSAKEQTGMVWSRKQPDPQPQ; from the coding sequence ATGCCTCCCGCTCTCAAGACCGATCAGCATCCCATCACCTTCTCCGACCGCAACGATTTCGACGCTGCACAACTGATTCATTTGTACCGGCAGGCTCCCTGGGCGAAGCATCGTGCGCTTGAGCAGGCGCAGGCGATGCTGGCCAAGACGGATGTGGTCATCTCGGCCTGGGATGGCCCTCGCCTGGTGGGCTTTGGCCGCGTGCTGACCGACTACGTGTTCCGAGCGTCGATCTGGGATGTGATCGTGGATCGCGACTATCAGGGACGAAAGATCGGCACCGAGATCGTGCGACGGATTCTCGACCATCCCACCCTTCGGCAGGTTGAACTATTCTGGCTTTGCACGCGCATGCCCGGGTTTTATGAACGGCTCGGGTTCAGCGCGAAAGAGCAGACCGGTATGGTCTGGTCTCGAAAGCAGCCGGATCCGCAACCGCAGTAA
- a CDS encoding RluA family pseudouridine synthase, with amino-acid sequence MNRISTTPVEIVVTGGESSKRIDVFLANRDPTFSRSALQRLIGEGRILINGHTIRPSQKIKPGDRIRLEVPRPEPLDLKPEAIPFDILHEDAELLVLHKPAGLVVHPAPGNWSGTLVNALLHHFATSGVTPSHIGGKERPGLVHRLDKETSGVMVIAKTDQAHRALAAQFKLHTITRVYEALIWGVPKKGHGLIELAIGRDTKERKKFSARTTKPKPSATDYQVEERYGKVAAHVRLLPRTGRTHQLRVHLTSIDHPILGDKTYGGTKVMSVAGVPIPRVMLHARTLGFTHPNGGEYHQFDVPCPPDMEQVQDLLRAATVH; translated from the coding sequence GTGAATAGGATCAGCACCACTCCGGTTGAAATTGTCGTGACCGGAGGAGAATCGTCCAAGCGGATCGATGTTTTCCTTGCCAACCGCGACCCGACTTTCTCTCGCTCGGCCTTGCAGCGCTTGATCGGGGAAGGGCGCATTCTCATCAATGGGCACACGATCCGGCCAAGCCAGAAGATCAAACCGGGTGACCGCATCCGGCTGGAGGTGCCGCGACCTGAACCGCTGGACCTCAAGCCCGAAGCCATCCCGTTTGATATTCTCCACGAAGATGCGGAGTTGCTCGTGCTCCATAAGCCGGCCGGCCTCGTGGTACATCCCGCGCCGGGGAATTGGTCCGGGACGTTGGTGAATGCGCTCCTGCATCACTTCGCAACCTCGGGCGTCACACCGTCACATATCGGAGGCAAGGAACGTCCGGGACTCGTTCACCGGCTGGACAAAGAAACCTCGGGCGTCATGGTGATTGCGAAGACGGACCAGGCGCATCGGGCGTTAGCCGCGCAGTTCAAGCTCCACACGATCACCAGGGTGTACGAAGCCTTGATTTGGGGCGTACCCAAGAAGGGCCATGGCCTGATTGAACTGGCGATCGGGCGCGATACCAAAGAGCGGAAAAAGTTTTCGGCGCGGACGACCAAACCGAAACCCTCTGCGACCGACTACCAGGTTGAGGAGCGGTACGGCAAGGTCGCGGCCCATGTGCGTCTCTTACCCAGAACCGGACGCACTCATCAGTTGCGAGTCCATCTGACGTCGATCGATCATCCCATCCTGGGGGATAAGACATACGGCGGAACCAAAGTGATGTCGGTGGCGGGGGTGCCGATTCCCCGTGTCATGCTCCACGCGCGTACGCTGGGATTTACGCATCCCAACGGCGGGGAGTATCATCAGTTCGATGTGCCCTGCCCGCCTGATATGGAGCAGGTGCAGGATCTCCTCCGGGCAGCCACGGTACACTAG
- a CDS encoding RluA family pseudouridine synthase produces MQTEFVISAGEQPKRLDVFLVHREPKLSRAALQRMITAGWVRVNSLIAKSSQRIKAGDVIVFDAPQAAPLRIDGETKQLEILFEDHACLVLNKPAGIVVHPSPGHWSNTLLNALLDHCARGGGSATPGVVHRLDKDTSGVMVVAKTEEAHRKLSMQFERHAITRHYEALVVGVPPESEGRIDAALGPDRRNPKRSSVQTLHPRPAVTDYRVEEMFGKAAARLVLSPHTGRTHQLRAHLHTIGHAILGDRAYGGERVGAIAGYEIPRVMLHARMLGFTHPVTGMYGEWTADAPSDFQAVRQGLYAGRQFEPAGDERLQREA; encoded by the coding sequence ATGCAAACGGAATTTGTCATCTCTGCCGGGGAGCAGCCCAAACGGTTGGACGTATTCCTCGTGCACCGCGAGCCGAAGCTCTCGCGCGCGGCCTTGCAGCGGATGATTACTGCGGGCTGGGTGCGGGTTAATAGTCTGATCGCCAAATCGAGTCAGCGAATCAAAGCGGGAGATGTCATCGTCTTTGATGCGCCTCAGGCTGCCCCGTTACGGATCGATGGCGAGACAAAACAGCTGGAGATTCTGTTTGAGGATCATGCGTGCCTAGTGCTGAATAAGCCCGCCGGGATCGTGGTCCACCCGTCACCGGGACATTGGTCCAACACGCTGCTGAATGCATTGCTGGACCATTGCGCCCGGGGGGGTGGGTCGGCGACGCCGGGCGTAGTGCATCGGTTGGATAAAGATACGTCCGGAGTCATGGTGGTGGCCAAGACAGAGGAGGCGCACCGAAAACTATCGATGCAGTTCGAACGTCATGCTATCACCCGTCACTATGAGGCGCTTGTCGTGGGCGTGCCGCCTGAATCGGAAGGCCGGATCGATGCGGCGCTGGGACCGGATCGGCGAAATCCCAAACGCAGTTCAGTCCAGACGCTTCATCCGAGGCCTGCAGTCACAGACTATCGAGTCGAAGAGATGTTCGGCAAGGCGGCGGCCCGCCTCGTGCTCAGTCCCCACACAGGCCGCACGCACCAGTTGCGGGCGCATCTTCACACCATCGGCCATGCCATTCTCGGTGACCGGGCCTACGGGGGGGAGCGAGTCGGTGCGATCGCGGGGTATGAGATTCCGCGGGTCATGCTGCATGCCCGTATGCTGGGGTTCACACATCCTGTTACCGGGATGTATGGCGAGTGGACGGCCGACGCGCCGTCTGATTTTCAGGCCGTACGACAGGGGCTCTATGCAGGGCGGCAATTCGAGCCAGCGGGCGACGAGCGGTTACAACGAGAGGCCTGA
- a CDS encoding DUF3365 domain-containing protein, translating into MGGKLAFVATCLILVSGLAKTGLAADLPGIPPEVVADYLHAVIEADRTFYTIHVVERMQKQGGTPASETWRRDKTTLPLPAQFLREAGELATLTGTRVRYRLMSLWPINPQNAPANNSERNSLEAVRLHPERSVSGTVTIGSQSYFQAVYADRAVTQACIACHNAHPQSPKHDFKIDDVMGGMVIEIPLSKE; encoded by the coding sequence ATGGGAGGGAAGCTCGCGTTCGTCGCAACGTGCCTGATCCTGGTGAGCGGACTCGCGAAGACAGGGCTAGCAGCAGACCTGCCGGGAATCCCCCCCGAAGTCGTCGCTGACTACCTGCATGCAGTGATTGAAGCGGACCGTACGTTTTACACCATCCATGTTGTCGAGCGAATGCAGAAACAGGGCGGCACACCCGCATCGGAAACCTGGCGGAGGGACAAGACCACGTTGCCGCTGCCGGCCCAATTTCTGCGGGAGGCCGGTGAATTGGCAACCTTGACCGGAACCAGAGTGCGCTACCGCCTCATGAGCTTGTGGCCGATCAACCCCCAGAACGCACCGGCGAACAACTCGGAACGAAACAGCCTGGAAGCCGTGCGACTCCATCCCGAACGGTCTGTTTCCGGCACCGTCACCATCGGCAGCCAGTCTTATTTCCAAGCCGTCTACGCCGACCGCGCCGTAACACAGGCCTGCATCGCTTGCCACAATGCGCACCCGCAAAGCCCGAAACACGATTTCAAGATCGATGACGTCATGGGCGGGATGGTGATAGAAATTCCCCTGAGCAAGGAGTAG